A genome region from Spirochaetota bacterium includes the following:
- a CDS encoding 4Fe-4S binding protein, with the protein MAHIVIDTNRCKGCYFCVTYCPKQIITISKQYNIIGYFPAELSPDKKDLCTGCKTCALMCPDTAIEVYK; encoded by the coding sequence ATGGCGCACATAGTGATAGACACCAACCGTTGCAAAGGATGTTATTTTTGTGTTACGTACTGCCCCAAGCAGATAATCACCATTTCAAAACAATATAATATAATTGGTTATTTCCCTGCTGAATTATCACCTGATAAAAAAGACCTGTGCACCGGTTGCAAGACCTGTGCACTTATGTGCCCTGATACTGCCATTGAGGTGTACAAATGA
- a CDS encoding 2-oxoacid:acceptor oxidoreductase family protein, which yields MYYDMIMAGFGGQGIQIISQLVAVAAINKGYEVTYLPSYGVEKRGGRTNVFLVISDEEIGSPITNHPYALLVMDQIAYDTYIHILRPDGLLVANESLINTSTNRRNDIVSCCLFCNEEAVKLGNAKLANMIALGALLKNSNVLTVDDIEKVIDQVIPERLSHTIPANMQAIRHGYGLA from the coding sequence ATGTATTACGACATGATTATGGCAGGTTTTGGTGGGCAGGGTATTCAGATTATAAGCCAGCTTGTTGCTGTTGCTGCCATCAATAAAGGCTATGAGGTGACATACCTCCCATCGTATGGTGTTGAAAAACGTGGTGGGCGCACCAACGTTTTTTTGGTTATTTCCGATGAAGAGATAGGATCACCCATTACCAATCATCCGTATGCACTTCTTGTTATGGATCAGATTGCCTATGATACCTATATTCATATATTGAGGCCAGATGGTTTACTTGTTGCAAACGAAAGCCTCATTAACACATCCACAAATCGGCGCAATGATATTGTATCGTGTTGTTTGTTCTGCAATGAAGAAGCTGTTAAATTGGGCAATGCAAAGTTAGCTAACATGATAGCATTGGGTGCATTATTAAAAAACAGTAATGTACTTACGGTTGATGACATAGAAAAAGTAATTGATCAGGTAATCCCTGAACGCTTATCACATACAATTCCTGCCAACATGCAGGCAATACGCCATGGATATGGGTTAGCGTAA
- a CDS encoding putative toxin-antitoxin system toxin component, PIN family, producing the protein MDKKKGKIADGILVVLDTNIIVSAILFKGEVSTLMALWHNEAIKPVITKEIFDEILAVLEYPKFKLTQQERDYIINEEIIPFFDVIEDNHPDISICIDKDDNKFISCALSAKAKYIISGDKELLEIKKYHDIHIISFNDFMNLFK; encoded by the coding sequence GTGGACAAGAAAAAGGGGAAAATAGCCGATGGGATTTTGGTAGTTCTTGATACAAATATAATAGTATCTGCAATTCTTTTTAAAGGGGAAGTTTCAACGTTAATGGCGTTATGGCATAATGAAGCGATAAAACCTGTTATAACAAAAGAAATTTTTGATGAAATACTTGCTGTTTTAGAGTATCCTAAGTTTAAACTTACACAGCAGGAAAGAGATTATATTATTAACGAAGAAATAATCCCTTTTTTTGATGTCATTGAAGATAATCATCCTGATATTTCTATATGTATAGATAAAGATGATAATAAATTTATAAGTTGTGCTTTGTCTGCAAAAGCAAAATATATTATTAGTGGTGATAAGGAATTATTGGAGATAAAAAAATATCATGATATACATATCATTTCATTCAATGATTTCATGAATTTATTTAAATAA
- a CDS encoding AbrB/MazE/SpoVT family DNA-binding domain-containing protein encodes MLAKKTSKNQLTLPAKIVKEFPGIDYFDITVKNNKIIMVPVVMKPQTSINAIREKIKKLGINDEDIKDAIKWTRKRGK; translated from the coding sequence ATGCTTGCAAAAAAGACTTCAAAAAATCAGTTAACATTGCCAGCAAAAATAGTAAAAGAATTCCCTGGCATTGATTATTTTGATATAACAGTGAAGAATAATAAAATAATAATGGTTCCTGTTGTTATGAAACCGCAAACAAGCATTAATGCTATAAGAGAAAAAATAAAAAAGTTAGGTATTAATGATGAAGATATAAAGGATGCTATCAAGTGGACAAGAAAAAGGGGAAAATAG
- a CDS encoding MarR family transcriptional regulator: MMTQNLDENLMAILDKFADIRRSMLWKISENYNLTPLQIQILQYINGCSVTRNITPSDIVKNLYISKATASVALKTLHQKGMIRKNADRQDSRSYYLTLSKKAENLLTVIEQSKKDIIRFLGNMSSNDKKGAFTVLTQLITAMQNNGIIDYVALCVNCEYCKQVNPHTFQCTLTGRVFEYDGINVGCCNFADKRAV; the protein is encoded by the coding sequence ATGATGACACAAAACCTTGATGAAAACCTTATGGCTATACTTGATAAATTTGCTGATATCAGGCGTTCAATGCTGTGGAAGATATCTGAAAACTATAATCTTACGCCATTGCAGATTCAGATATTACAATACATTAATGGGTGCTCGGTAACGAGAAATATTACTCCATCTGACATTGTGAAGAATCTATACATCAGTAAAGCTACTGCAAGTGTTGCACTGAAAACGTTGCACCAAAAGGGTATGATACGCAAAAATGCAGACAGACAGGATAGCCGCAGTTACTATCTCACATTATCAAAAAAAGCAGAAAATCTTTTAACTGTGATAGAACAATCAAAAAAGGATATTATACGGTTTTTAGGAAATATGTCATCCAATGATAAAAAAGGTGCATTCACAGTATTAACACAACTGATTACAGCAATGCAGAATAATGGCATCATTGATTACGTGGCGTTATGTGTAAACTGTGAATATTGCAAACAGGTAAACCCGCACACATTTCAGTGCACATTAACAGGGCGTGTTTTTGAGTATGATGGTATTAATGTTGGATGCTGCAATTTTGCAGATAAAAGAGCAGTGTAA
- a CDS encoding nitrous oxide-stimulated promoter family protein, producing the protein MTTNHKAIAHDIGVLGKFIQIYCNGKHNTRKSKVKGNGKIAQYIDGLNVELCDDCKKLLLYAASKRIICPYDPKPACKDCTTHCYAEPNRSKIRQVMRYSGMRMILKGSISYIKKFL; encoded by the coding sequence ATGACTACAAACCACAAGGCAATTGCACATGATATTGGCGTATTGGGAAAATTTATTCAGATATATTGTAATGGTAAACATAATACCAGGAAGTCAAAAGTAAAGGGCAATGGAAAAATTGCTCAGTATATAGACGGGCTTAATGTGGAATTATGTGATGATTGTAAAAAATTATTGCTTTATGCTGCAAGTAAGCGTATTATATGCCCATACGATCCAAAGCCTGCCTGCAAAGATTGCACTACCCATTGCTATGCTGAACCAAACCGATCAAAAATACGCCAGGTCATGCGCTATTCCGGGATGCGGATGATTTTGAAGGGAAGCATTTCATATATTAAGAAATTTTTGTAA
- a CDS encoding thiamine pyrophosphate-dependent enzyme: MQAVFTRPKTLKDTPTHFCPGCTHGIAHRIVAEVIDELSIREKTIGIPGVGCCVFLYKYLDIDVLEAPHGRAPACATGMKRVLPDRIIFAYQGDGDMASIGTAEVIHAANRGENITVIYINNSVYGMTGGQMAPTTLLGQQTTTTPYGRNFRTEGYPIRMAEMLATLEGVAYSARVALHKPKYVMQAKKAVEKAFTMQINEMGFSVVEMLSTCNTNWRVSPTEAIDKLENEMIPYFPLGVFKERTGKDFL; the protein is encoded by the coding sequence ATGCAGGCAGTATTTACTCGACCCAAAACTTTAAAAGACACCCCAACACACTTTTGCCCGGGTTGTACTCATGGCATAGCTCACCGCATTGTTGCTGAGGTCATTGATGAGTTAAGTATACGTGAAAAAACTATTGGCATTCCGGGTGTTGGCTGTTGTGTATTTTTGTATAAATATTTAGATATAGATGTACTGGAAGCACCGCATGGAAGAGCACCGGCATGCGCCACTGGCATGAAGCGGGTACTGCCTGATCGTATCATCTTTGCATACCAGGGTGATGGCGATATGGCTTCGATAGGGACCGCCGAAGTTATTCACGCAGCAAACCGCGGAGAGAATATTACTGTAATTTATATTAATAATTCAGTGTACGGCATGACTGGTGGCCAGATGGCACCAACAACATTATTGGGTCAGCAAACTACAACCACTCCCTATGGACGCAATTTCCGTACTGAAGGCTATCCCATACGTATGGCCGAGATGCTTGCAACGTTAGAAGGTGTTGCATATTCAGCCCGTGTTGCACTGCACAAGCCAAAATATGTTATGCAGGCAAAAAAAGCAGTGGAAAAAGCATTTACCATGCAGATAAATGAAATGGGATTTTCCGTTGTTGAGATGCTTTCAACCTGCAACACTAACTGGCGCGTTTCGCCAACAGAGGCAATTGACAAACTTGAAAATGAAATGATACCTTATTTCCCACTGGGTGTATTTAAAGAACGTACCGGTAAGGATTTTTTGTAA
- a CDS encoding 3-methyl-2-oxobutanoate dehydrogenase subunit VorB: MRVLTKGNIALAEGAIQAGCKFYFGYPITPQNDIPEYLAKHLPRVGGTFIPAESEIASINMILGASAAGARAMTSSSGPGISLMQEGFSYLAGSELPAVIVNIMRIGPGLGGIAPTQGDYNQAVHGGGHGDYRNIVLAPASCQEMFDLTIKAFELADKYRNPAMILADAMVGQFQEPCRLTPKDPVIIPQKPWALTGAKGRPAQLIKSLFLGPGEMEIHNLDLKKKYDTMEQNEVMYETRHLDDADIMIIAFGTPSRIAKTAIQFLRQEGVRAGLLRPITLFPFPSKAIHEYSRRIHKVLVVEMNTGQMLRDVQLACHNGTKVYFYGRPGGGIPYPDDIMAQVKKIL, translated from the coding sequence ATGAGAGTGTTAACAAAAGGAAATATTGCTCTTGCTGAAGGCGCAATACAGGCAGGATGTAAGTTTTATTTTGGCTATCCCATAACACCGCAAAACGATATCCCTGAATACCTGGCTAAACATCTGCCCCGTGTTGGCGGAACATTTATTCCCGCTGAAAGCGAAATTGCTTCAATCAACATGATACTTGGTGCATCCGCTGCGGGTGCCAGAGCAATGACATCATCTTCCGGACCTGGCATTTCGCTGATGCAGGAAGGATTTTCCTATTTAGCGGGGTCAGAGCTTCCCGCAGTTATTGTGAATATCATGCGTATTGGACCCGGGCTTGGCGGCATTGCACCCACACAGGGCGATTATAACCAGGCTGTGCATGGTGGCGGTCATGGCGATTATCGTAATATAGTGCTGGCACCTGCGTCATGCCAGGAGATGTTTGACTTAACCATAAAAGCATTTGAACTTGCCGACAAATATCGAAATCCTGCAATGATACTGGCTGATGCTATGGTTGGGCAGTTTCAGGAACCATGTCGATTAACACCTAAAGATCCGGTAATAATACCACAAAAACCCTGGGCACTGACCGGAGCAAAGGGTCGGCCAGCACAGCTCATCAAATCATTGTTCCTTGGCCCTGGTGAAATGGAAATTCACAACCTGGATTTAAAGAAAAAATATGACACAATGGAACAAAACGAAGTTATGTATGAAACCCGCCATCTAGATGATGCTGATATCATGATCATTGCATTTGGCACTCCTTCACGGATTGCAAAAACTGCTATACAATTTTTACGCCAGGAAGGGGTCAGAGCCGGATTGCTTCGTCCAATTACATTATTCCCATTTCCATCAAAAGCAATACATGAATATTCCAGGCGCATCCATAAAGTGCTGGTTGTTGAAATGAACACCGGCCAGATGCTGCGTGATGTTCAGTTAGCTTGCCACAATGGCACCAAAGTATATTTTTACGGCAGACCAGGTGGTGGTATTCCCTATCCTGACGATATTATGGCACAGGTTAAAAAAATACTCTAG